The Malus sylvestris chromosome 8, drMalSylv7.2, whole genome shotgun sequence genomic interval GGAACTCAAGCTTGCACAAGCTAAAGCATCAATTAGATTTTATTCTtttacaaaaaatcatatttttaaaaaatgaaatcatTGATAAATAACAAACAGTCACAAAGTAAGGCCGGCAAAAGAAGCAACCTCAAAGACAATCAGTAGCAagtaaattaacaataaaatcaGGGGGTTCTTCACACCAAAAGGAGGAGGTTCCATCCATACCGAGAGCAGAACTATGGGGGTaggtgttgagagttgtcccacattagTGATGGACAAAGTTTgatatgtgcttatatgatcttgaGCTACTCTTTatattaccaattgattttatgatggaacccCAATTTCATCAGTAAGGAGCGAAGAACTAATGAAGCAATTACAGAAGCTCAGAGACCAAGTAGCCACAAGGTCAGGGGGCTCAGTTGAACGGTTCCGTAGGAGGTTGTTCCTAGTATCCCAAATACCCCATCATAATTTTTGTTACCCCTCATAGAATCGCCAGAAAATTTGGCATGACCAAAAATGTTAACAATAAAAGATTTCAACAACCGAAAATTAAACGGTAAAAAATTGCTATATAAAATACACCAAAACATACTACAATCTCTCTTAATTTTCTTAGCAATACATACTATTTAGCGAGTTACAATTTAGTCTTCCAACTCATTATTAGGTTGTGTAGTCTTTTTACCCCTCATAGAATCACCAGACAATTTGGCATGACCAAAAATGTTAACAGTAAAAGATTTCAACAACCGAAAATTAAACGGTAAAAAATCGCAATATAAAATACACCAAAAATACTACAATCTCTCTTAATTTTCTTAGCAATACATACTATTTAGCGAGTTACAATTTAGTCTTTTTAACTCATTATTAGGTTGTGTAGTCTTTTTACCCCTCATAGAATCACCAGAAAATTTGGCATGACCAAAAATGTTAACAGTAAAAGATTTCAACAACCGAAAATTAAACGGTAAAAAATCGCAATATAAAATACACCAAAACATACTACAATCTCTCTTAATTTTCTTAGCAATACATACTATTTAGCGAGTTACAATTTAGTCTTCCAACTCATTATTAGGTTGTGTAGTCTTTTTAACTCATTATTAGGTTGCGTAGTCTTTTTAACTTGACGATCTCTCACACCGTCGATAAATGTCTTCCAATATGTTACGATTTATGTATAATTTGCAACACAAATAACACTATTTACACTTCAATACAGATTCACATTGTTGGTCCGTCAGTTATTCCATCAAATTTGTTTAACAGTTCTTATTAAGTTGGTTATACCGTCAAATTTGTGAACAGTTCATATTAAATTCGTTACGGTTCACGGACCATTGCTTAGGGTATAAAATCCAAATTgattaatgaatttacatgcatTCATTAACACAAATATAAATCTCACATTAGAATAACTAAAACTTGGGTAATGTaaattatgtaattttttttttccttaacatCACTTGAACCCGAAGAGGCTATGAAAATTTTCACCATACCAGACACAGTTAAACAAACTCATCAGCTCGGAGGATCGAACCGTATAATTGCATTCACCATACCAGACACAGTTAAATAAACTCATCAACCCGGAAGATCGAACCGTATAATTATCCGAGAAAACTTGAGATTTATTTAACGGAGAAAATACAAATATAATTATCCGAGAAAATTTGACATAACAagcgaaaaaagaaaaggaaattacAATTTCATAGACATTGATCAAATATCCAGCAGCCCCGACAAAATTCTTCTTCATTGTTTTTTTATCTGTACAAATTTGCAAAACGAAAGTTTAACTTTTTCACAGCTCCACGTCGACTATTTACGTCAAAAAGCTTCAAAATTAACCGCGCTATTCACACCAAAAGGTTCGAAGAATCAAAAGGCCACCGATTTTTACCGCACCAGCCCAGTAATAGGAATCAAAACGGAAAAACGACAAACGAGTCGACCCAGCAGACAGGGGTTTCCACGACTCCTCGTCTTCACGCACACTCACTCGCTGACTAGATCCGAAATCCAGCCCACGTCGGGAGCTGCCGTGCCCGAGTCAACTCGTCCCACTCGACCAAGAGAGTTCTCCTTACTCAGCCTCGCGTACATTCTCGCCCGGAGGTCCCTCCCGGACTCCACCCTCTCCATTGCCGGCTCCTCTTCGCACGGCTGGTCCCAGAGATCAACCGGGTTTGGTCCAACCCGACCCGTTGTGCGAGTCGGGGTCGAAGGAAGGCTGCAAAAACCGGGTCGGAACGCTGACCCACGTGGTGAGGAGCCGAATCCGGATCCCATTTGGGTCCCCCATGCAGGCGGAGAGTTCATTTTCATCTTAGCAAGCTTGAAGTTTCGCATCGAAGCAACAAGTTTGCTCACCGAGTTACGGCCGAGTTGAGGGCTGTTCGGCGACATTGGCGGCGACTCAGACGGCGGAGACAATGGAGGGGACATCAGGATCGAGGTGGGGGACGAACCAAAAGGATACGAGTCCAAAGCTCCCGACCCTTGGGTTCTCGGGCTCTGACCGGGCAGGACCCGGAGCTGTTCGGGTGTGTGGGCAAAGAAGCAGACCCGGCGGTTGCAGCGCAACCCGTCCTTGCATGGCTGGGTCCGGTACCGGGCCGGGTGGAGCCAGCACTCGAAAACACCGTGAGCGAACTCGCACGAGTCACCCTTCGGGCAGTGGCCCTTGCGGAAGTCAGGGCATGCGGCGCCGGAGTAGTGGTACTTTCTCGGGTCGCGACGCCGGGCCTTCTCGCCCGGGTGGGCGTATGGACAGTCGGTCCAATCGTGCGACCTGCCGTGCGCGCACCTCCGGACCTTGAACTCGAACATCCGGAACTGATCGCAGGAGATCGGGTTCATTGGCATGTCCGGGTCCTCAGCCAGCGAGTCAGACTCATTAGACGGGAGGTAACGATGGAGAGCGGCGAGCGAGTCGAGGAACATTGGGGAGAGCGGGGAGTAGTCTCCACAGTTGGAGGCATTGCCGTTAGAGTTACCGGAGTGAATGGGGATGGAGAAGGGTGAGGTGGGGGTATGAATAAAATGATCGTCAAGTGAGTCCCAGGGAGGAACATGGAGAGTGGGGTGAAGTCGGGTCGGTTCTCCGAGCATCATTTTCGGGTGGGGCTTTGAACCTTTCAGGCTTCGGAGCTTCTTCAGATGCGGGAGTAGTTAGTCGCTGAATCGCTCTTATATATAAccggtttttagagagagagagagagagagagtgagaggagagagtgagagacGAGAGATTTTTAAATATGACCGGTACACGGATGggatgatacatcacgtgtcattaaataaataatgaaatattTATGCTagaaagttaataacttaaaatataaaatttctcatcgtTACCATGTGTCACTAAACAAATAATGGGATATGTGTactaaaatgttaataacttaaaaaataaaaaacttcatCATTTGTATTAAAACATACCATTTGTATTCTCGTCGTAACTAAAAATTTGTCGAGAGAGAGAGTGCGAGAGGTTAAATAAGGAGGAGGATTCTCtaccctcctaatctctctacCCTTGCATGCCcttctatttgaacggtcacagttaaaccacgtcaacatcttatattaattttttattataaagataataaaacaaaaaataatatacaagAAGAAATGATGGAAAGGGATGCGAATAGGAGGATAAAGAATTCTCTTCGTTAAATAATGCCAAGTAGGCCACATAGTCACATAGTGGGGATCGGATTTAACCGTGGTGGAGTTAATAATGTAACCGCGATCAATTAACTCTTGTAAAATATCTGTGGAAAGCCAATGGTTTAACCAAAAATAACTATTTTTTATAACTCCTCAACAATTGGTGGGCATCTAAACAGATATTTATTTGGTCACTTGCCAAATTCGATAAAGTTTCGATTCTCGTCGGATAATAATTTGGTACTTCGACTCATTCAACACAAAGAAaccatttttttcatataaaaagGAGAGGATATGTGGTACTAtttttttacacattttttaACATAGGTCTTAGTCAGTACCACACTTTAGGTTTAACCAATGAAAACAAATAAGATATTCATTTGCAGTGAAGACAATGAATGAATACAGTTTTATAAAGAAATCCTAAAATCTTTAATCCAACGATcatatagtttcaaatttagatGATTTTACTATACATGATGATTGATTGAGGGATGACGTAAAAGATATGTTGTTCAAATCGTTGAAATATATTACAAAATTATTTGTATAAAAACGTGTataaaaaattgtgtaaaaaaaatagTATCATTGatccagcccctataaaaaataaaagaaatatgtttttaattgtttaattatCTAGTTATTGAGTGTGTTTTAATCTAAAAGCGTGCACAAATGGAGGATAAGCTTCATGATCAAACAAAGAGGAAGATAAGATGGAGCAAAGCTTTTGAGCAATGAAATCATGCAACATTCCAACCACTTGGATTATGACTGCATTCTATTAGTTCACTGCTACACAACTTATTCATAACAATTCTGTGGATTGTCCGATTGTGCATTCATTCCCTTCAGCTACTTGGCTTTATAAAGACTCACGGATCACGACCCTGGTTTGAGTACAATTATCACCCCGGAGTTGAACCCACACGCAGATTTCGTGATACAGGTAAGCAAAAATGTAATaataaggggtgtgctatccacacacccctaattacttctcccacaccctttgttaatttatgtcctttgatcttcttcaattcattcgatccgacggctgaaaattaaaagggtgtgagagaagtaaaaaggggtgtgtggatatcaatTCCCAATAATAATATTTAAGCACTTACTGGTGAGTATGGTCTAGGGCtgcatttaaaatttaaattaaaaaaattaaaaaaaacaaaaaaaaaccaaatgaacCGTTTGAACCGCATCAGCggcttggtttggtttttttttttattattttttatattttttatttttggtggtTAAATTGAACTACACCAATCTTAATCGATTTGGCAATTGGTTCCAaaaaaattttaggatgttgttaaCCGAACCGACCcgcatatatttaatttaattttaatcatAATTAATATGTGTAGTAATATAAATAGTTAGTTATTTACTAATTACCGTGTTTTCACCATATGAAAACAAAACCTGATTAGTTTAAGAGTCCCTTTGGAGAAGAATAGGGGGACCATTTGGAAAATCCATCAGCTGCTGCTTTATCTGTTCTTTCATTTGAACAATCACTTATATACGTTTTATAGCTTTTGGGAGATAAATGTGTtatgtatttttgttttcacACAAACCGAGATCCAACCCAAACCAACCCGCCCTTGTCACTAAACCAAACTGATCAGTTTTAGACCCAGCTTTATCagtttcgtttgcaattttgaTTCAACTGACTATATCGGTTTGGTTTCAATTTTGACCCAAAACCAACCCAAACCAACACATGCTCACCCTTAATATGATCCAATTAAAATTACacatatttcttatttttaaaagTCCGAAAGAAGTTAAATAACATTGTACTATTTTctaaaacaacaaaatatttatttactaaaatattatttgatcaaatttaaAAAGTGAGTATACAAAATACTCACCGGTGAGTCTCTTATTTTGACAATGGGCCACGTCTGGGTCAGTATACACTTGTCCCGGTTCGTAAATACTCGGGGCAGGGTTACGTGTAATTTGCAGACAACAAAATATGTACGGACGGCACGTGCGAGCTCCTTCAGGTTAGCACACGTGGTTGGTGGCTTGGGTGTGTCTCGAGGTGGCGGTGACCCACTTTTGTCCTCCCCCTGACAGCGGAGGCCTCCGATGGCTTACGCGCGGCAACGGAGGTGGCTCCCCGTTTGCTCTTCCTCGAGATTCTCATGATCTTGTCGAGTCAGTCGCCTTTTGAGGAGGAAAGAATTTTTACTATTTACTTTTCcctatatgtatataattaaaGGGGATTATACGAGAAATATATTGAGACACATCATATTAATTTAGCATTATCAATTTTCTTACTTATAATTGTCTAAGTGAGtcttccagatcttcgaaatgATAAATTATCGTGGAAAAATAACAAGCTGGTCctcttgaaagaaaaataaaataaaataaaattctttactaacaaatgttgtcataaaaaaaattaaacacatcCATAATTAAGCCTTAAAAACGGAACTAATTTCCACCTACTACAAATCTAGCAATGATATTacatttaaaattcaaattgttaccctaatatttttattattaaactAACACATAtctttcacatgcaaaaaaATTACTTACCACTGATATGGtatggaagaaaataaaaatcaccATATGAAAACTTATAGGTACGTAAATATGGATTTAGATTTCGTCTGTATCCTCACATCCtattcgtttatcgtacattatacaatcaaaagttattttaatttttttatttaaattaaacacgaataatacttaacgaaaattgatcgcacgatgtacaatgaacaaatAGAATATAAGGATTCCTAAGATCCTCATTCCGTAAATATAGGTACATACAAATTGAATCTCAGTTTTTTTTGCAATGCACACCAAAAAAGTTCAATAACTGTAACGTAAAACGTAGGAAAATAAATTCCAATGACGAAAATCAAATATTGAATCTTACACCCAGTTTTAATGAGAAGTAGATGTTTTCAAGAATAATAATTTAAGGATGTTATTTATACAACTATTTTTACTTTCACGcactcttgttaatttatgtcatttgattttttttttcaattcatttgatccgactGCTGTAAATTGAGAGGTGTGTGTCCACACACCCCTTATTTAATTACTCTTTTATTTATTGAGGGAGAAGCCATGGCATCACATTTTTTTTCTACAATTTTTGCATACGTTTTTGTGAGCCAATCCGTCATTTATTTTAGCATTTCAAAATTGTCTATCTTTTAAACACCATTCATAGTTCAACCTTACAAAAACTTATACAAATCCAAACCATTAAGATATTCATTTTGTGGTGAAGGAAACGTACAAAGAAACCATAAACTTTTAATTCAATAGTCATGTGGTTTTATATTTGTGTAATTTCTAGtagacataatttttttaaaaagaccTAAAAGATAGACGACTCGGATCGTTAAATCTCTAACCGTTTATGCACTAATGTGTCAACAACCAAAATTTATTCATGCAActataacattttcttttataaattattattagcactctaaaaatatatttgttgaTTCCAAACTTACACTTTGAGATTagcttttaaaattttaataaagatCGAATCACATGATCACAGTACCCACGCTTTCAAAGAATGTGCAAAAAAGGCAAGCTCTTAGTGTTGGATATGATGCTTGCTAATTTAACTAGGTGCATGACGGTGAATTAGTGGATAATCATTGAGTTCCATGCATTTGGTTGCCCTAATTACTTTACTTAAGGAGTTAATTATGATTTAGTGGTGGTTTATAGGAAGATAAATCTCATCGGTCCGCATTTTAATCCCTCGTGCTTAGCGAATGTCTGGTGGATATGAAACATAAGATGAGATTAACTCACTTAATAAAGCATATTGGAGCATCACTTGAATAGAGAAggattaattaaaaactaatcaAGGGATTATCTTATGGGGTTGGGCCAACGGGTTTTTGAAATTGGGCTTAACTAGCTCAAAGAAACATTTGGGCTTCTGGGTTTTAAGTGGAGAGACATGCATGCAGTCCATATTTTCACGACAAGCCCAAATCAGAAGTAAATCCCACAAGTTTGCCAAGAAAATGTCTGCACTGGGTCGGATTCAGAGCTTCTTGGGTAGAGAAATGATTCAGTAACACCATCGAAACTTTCTCGGATGCGCGTAAAAAATGTACATTTAAGTTATACATTTGAACCGTCACTTAGTATTATAGTTTAGTgatattcatttttttataagTAAGAGGTATCAGATTCgattctctctaaattctcacCAAAAGTGAATTTAGTgcacattattactagttcattgagtaatatcgtttgttatataaaaaaaaattatacatttGTACAAAAGTTATTAGGTTATTCAAACCTGACGTGATTTAGTGTAAAGTAAATACGTCACTAAATTCCAATTTTTTCATGAATTGAATTATGAATTGTAATATGAGACTCACAAACTTTTTCATTTCGTAtagtaatgcatgaaacattaaaaattgaaataattatgtcacttagtattacggtctggtggtattccttTTCGATTTTCAATTagaagtgaaaggtcttaggttcgaatctcgtggattgcgaattcgatactaaattaggCTACCCATTGTTTGGCTTAGCCAAACTCCCCCTCCTTctaatgtaaaaatattgatgtactaaaaaaaataaaaataatttcaatatTTGTTACAAATGAATTTAACATGTCATACAAATATTGTAGACTTCAACGTAGGGCAACCCTAGGCCAATAAGGCTTCTTGCTTTGTGAGGATCAACAAGAAACATTTATCAAATGTAGCCTTACTCTTGTTTTGCAAAAATGCTATTTTCACAATTCGAACCCGTGATCTATCAGTCACAAAAAACTTTTTCATTGTGCCAAGGATCACTTTCGTTGTATACTTCATCATGTTGCGACACaattaacacacacacacacacagtgaaaaaattaaaaaaa includes:
- the LOC126631049 gene encoding zinc finger CCCH domain-containing protein 23-like; the encoded protein is MMLGEPTRLHPTLHVPPWDSLDDHFIHTPTSPFSIPIHSGNSNGNASNCGDYSPLSPMFLDSLAALHRYLPSNESDSLAEDPDMPMNPISCDQFRMFEFKVRRCAHGRSHDWTDCPYAHPGEKARRRDPRKYHYSGAACPDFRKGHCPKGDSCEFAHGVFECWLHPARYRTQPCKDGLRCNRRVCFFAHTPEQLRVLPGQSPRTQGSGALDSYPFGSSPTSILMSPPLSPPSESPPMSPNSPQLGRNSVSKLVASMRNFKLAKMKMNSPPAWGTQMGSGFGSSPRGSAFRPGFCSLPSTPTRTTGRVGPNPVDLWDQPCEEEPAMERVESGRDLRARMYARLSKENSLGRVGRVDSGTAAPDVGWISDLVSE